The Flavobacterium sp. M31R6 nucleotide sequence ATAAGGTCTCGTTGCTAAAAACTCATTATTACCATAATGATCATGTCTAAGGATTTTTAAGTTAGGGCAAATGCATTTTAATAAAACCGCTAAAAAAAAGGAAGTACTATGAGCGTGAATATGAGTTACCTTATTTTTTAAAACAAAAGAACGCAATCTGAAAAGTGCTCCAAAATCAAGCTGCCTTTTTTTATTCAAAAACAAATAGGAAACTTTCAGATTGATTTGATTACGCAAAGCACCCTCTTTTCTAGTAGTAACCAGTCCTGAAAAATCAATTTCATCGACCAAAGTATTCGCATAATTAACAGCCATACGCTCTGCACCACCAGCTTCTAGTGAATCGATTATTTGAATAATTCTCATTGTTCAAGCATTTTTTTTATTGCTGATTCAAAAACTTCAAGTGTGTATTTCCGTGACCAATCCGACGCTTTCCTTCTTTTAGTGTCATAATCCACTTTATCATTTATAAGCTCTTCTACTTTACAAACATCTTGTTCCAAATTACTACGCCAGTTCGAGCAAAGCTCTCGGGTCATTTGCAGCAATACACCTCTTTCTCCAAAATCCAACATAAAAGGCACACAAGAAACAGGAGTTGCGATTGGAACACAACCCCAAAACATTCCCTCGGCCAGTGCTTTCGGCCAACCTTCACTTTGAGAAGGTAAAATCACAAAATGACTGTTTTGATAAGCTTCAGTAACAACTTTTTGGCTTTGGTTTCCTTTTAATTGTACAATCTTTTCTAAACCATTAGAAGCAATATAACTCTCTAAATTTTTCCTTTCTATACCTTCACCATAAAAATTTAAAGATACATTATATCCCTTTTTATATAATGTTTCTAACAATTGCATAGCATACATCGGATTTTTACCCGATGCCAATGCTCCGACAAAAACAAAATTTATTTTTTCTTTTAGATCCAATGCTTTAATCGGCATTTTATCTTCTTCGGAATAGGTTGCGGTAAAAAATGGTTTTATATTTTTGGTACTACCCTCCCATTCACCATAAACCAAAACTTGCATATTTCTAGTCAAAAACGTATTGCTCAAAATCCATTTTTGCAAACGGTAACTCCAAGGTTGTTTTGCCTTAGGATCCCAATTACCGGCATACTTCGCCGTTTTGGGTTTATTTGGAAATAAAACTTGAATCAAACAACCCAACAAACCAATATTTCCAGGGCAACGTAAATGTATATGGTCTGCTTTCCACATGGCTTTAAAAATTTGCCAACTTATTTTTGGAATTTTTAAAATTGCGTTAAAAATGGATTTAAAACCTAATAAATTAATACTATCAATCTGGGAAAACTTAATATTTTCGTGATTATATGGAATGTCGATTGCCGTACTTGAAGCTCGAAGAAGGGGTGCAACAATAATAAACTCACCAACATATTTTGACCAAACATTCATTTCGCGAACATAAGGTGCGTAAGCAAAATAGTTTCCCTTTTGAAAGACATGAGACACTTGAGTTATAATGGCAAATTTCATGAAATTATTTTGGAAAAAACATTACAATAATTTTCAATACTAAAAAGAGATAAAAAAGTATTCCTTGCATTTATACCCATTTGCTCCTGTCTATCAATATTTTTTTCAACTTTTTTAAATATTGAAACCATTGAATCAACATCTGAATCGAACTTAAAACATTCGCAACCATCCTTTAAGTATTTTGTAAGACCGGTTTCATTCGAAATTAACAATGGTGTGTTATTCATCATTGATTCCAAACCGACTGTTGGTAAATTATCACATTTTGAGGGAATTATTGCAAAATGGCTTTTATTTAAATACTCGTCAATTTTTTCATAAGACAATCTTCCAAAATAATGTATTGAAGCATTATTTCTTATCAATTCTTTTATTTCAGATTCTTGACTACCGCTTCCTGAAATGTTTAAAATCATTTTAGAATCTTTTGATTCATTTCTATAAATTATGAACGCTTTAATTAAATCTATAACCCCTTTTGAAGAATCTAGCCTGCCCAGATATGAAACAACAATGTCTTCATCAGATATTCTTATTTTATTTTCAAATCTGTCGTTGATAGGATTTAACACAACACTCCCTTTTTTAATTGAAAAAAAAGCTTTTAAATCTTTTTTTGCTTTTGCAGAAGGACATATAACTACATCACAAAATAATTTATAGAATATTTTTTTTCTTAAAAACAATAGATTTTGCTTTTTTGAACCATATTTTTTATCGGCCAAAAGTTGGTCAGACAATGTATGATAATAACAAAAAGTCTTAACTTTTCCTAGAGACATTAACTTCGAAACCAAAATTGAAATATTACTGCCTACAAAATGTCCTATTACTACATCTGGTTTATATTTTAAATGAATTTTAGAAAACCAAACTAAATCTTTTGTCGAAGTAGGTCTGTTTTCTGTTGGCCATGAACAAACAATAATTTCACCAGTACCCTTTTCAATTATTTGATTTATCCTAAAATAGGGTTTGTGCGAAATAAAAACAACTCTATTTCCCAAATCAGCCAGATGATGTGCTAAATGAAAACTCATACCTGCAAATGAAATTTCGGAAAAATTATGGGCTATTATAATTGTTTTCATCCTTAAAAAATTTACTTTTTTATTGCTTCCAAATAAATGGTTGATCCTTGATAACTATTCAATAATGCTTTAAAGGAATTCAAATAAAATCTTTTCTTGGTCAATTCTACATAAGGAAATTTCTTAACCATAATTCTACAATTAGCAAAATGATGAAATTCAAAAATATTTTTTATGTTCTCTGCAGTGAAATAATTGAGATGAATTGGAGGTTCATCCTGAAACAATTGGTCTTTTTCTCTATCCGGATAATTCAGGATTTTATTGTAATTGGGGGTTGAGAGTATTATTTTACCATTATAATTTAGTTTTTTATAAGCCAAATCAAGAAACAATTTCAAATCCTGAAGATGTTCAATAACCTCCCAGAGCATTATTACATCAAACTGACCTTTTATTTTTTCCATTTCTTTAAAATCACCATTAATCGTATTTAATTTTAATTGTTGTGATTTGCGAAATGCTTCTTCATCCAATTCAATTCCTGTGTACAGTATTTGTTCATTTTTTAACCGTATGTGAGCCCCAATCAAACCTATTCCACTCCCAATCTCAAGTACCGATTGACAATTTGTATTCAAAATATTTTTCTTTATCAATCTAGAACGATTCAAACCGATATTAATGACTTGCTCTTTTACAATTTGATCAAACTCAATTTTAGAATGCCTTTGATATTTACTATTCTCTTTATTATACAATTCATCATAAACGGTTACAAATTGTTCTTGAGAATATGCAGTTAAACAAAATATCAATTTGCATTTAACACATTGACCTAAATTAAACTTGCTATTTATTAATTCAATTCTATTGTGACAAATTTTACAGGCATTGAATTGATCCATCTTATTTTAAATTAAGCTGTGTTTTTGGTTTATTCAAAATCAAACTCCACCATCCAACAGTCCGACCAAGTGCTTCTGTAAAAGCGGCGGCCCTTTTTTTTGTGTTAAAGATATTACTAAATCGAATGATTGTCAATAGTATTGTAATCGAATGCCATTTTAGTCTATCAATAAATACCGGTTTTGGATTTTTTACCCGCCACACATACCAACCGTTTCTAACTACCATTTTACCATATTGGTATTGATTAGGGCGACCAGAAGGATTGTGAAAATGACATAATTGCACTTTTGTATTAATCACATTTTTTCCAAAGGATAGAGCTCTAACGCTAAAATCGGCATCTTCATAGAGTCCGTAGCCTTCAAAATAAGGTGAAAATTGAATTTGATCGACAACTATTTTTCTAAATGCCATAGACATCCCAATTAATAAATCGACCTCATAAATTTTATTATTCAACGGAAAGCCACAAGTCCTACCATGAGAATAATTAGGCATTTTTCCAGGCCCTAGATTAGATTGCAAGCCCAAATAATTCCGAACCACATTGCGAAGCCCTTCTTTATAAACAAAACCGTCAAAAGAAAAATACTTGTTTTTATTGTACCCCTTATTTGTTAGTATCTCCTCCCATTTATTTTCGTTGATTGCAACTCCACCAACTCCTGTAATAATAGCATTTTGCCTGAAAGTATTAATTAATTCCTCAAAATAATCCTTCTCCAAAACGGTGTCATCATCCACAAAACAAACCACTTCCATATTTGACCCAACACGTGCAATCCCAAAATTGCGTTGTTTGGTCAGACCTCGATGCTCCTTTGGAACTAGATAATAGTGAAGATTCTCAAAATGATTTTCATTTAAAATAAGCTGTGTTTCATTATTGATAGATCCGTCAATAACGAGAATTTCATCGGGGTATAACGTTTGTTCCCTTAATGATTGCAATAATTGGAGCAAAGGTTTAGGACGCATATAGGTGCAGATGATGAGGGAGAATTGCGGTAAGTTTTTCATAAAGAGTTTATCCATTTTTTAAGTACTGCTAACTTTTTAGAATAACCAAAATATTTCCTGCAGTTAATTCTTCAGTACTATATTTAATATAATCTTCGTGCAAGTTTACTTTTTTAAACAAATCATACTGCTTTGAACCCACTTTTGTACTTTCATATTCCAAATGCACTAACTCAAAACCACAAGTATTAAAAATTTCAAGAAATTGCGGCAATCGTAATCGATTATGATAATCAAATTTAGTGCGTATATTTTCCCATTCCAGCTTACTATATTTCAAAAATTCCTGTTGCGAAATAGTATTATCACTATGTTGCCTCAAATCACTTGGCGAAATAAAATGAATAACATAAGTTCCTTTTTTAAATTGATTTATTATTTTATTATGAAACCCAATCACATCCATTTCTTTCATATGAGACAATACATATCTAGAGAAGACAACATCCACCACGGGAATATCTTGTGTAACTATATTATAATTTGGAAAATATTCTATCCCTTTTGGCAATCCATATTTATTGTTTGCTTGATCTTTTATATTGCAATCATACTTTTTTGAAAATATAGCATTCAATTCTAAAACCGTTTTTCTTTGAAAATGTTCATTAATATCAAAGGTCATTACGTTTCTTGTCATAAACTTATATTTAAAAAAATAAGGCATAGCGGGAAACCAACCAGATCCAAACTCAAAAACAGTTCTGTCTTTTAAATCAATTTCTAATTTATCTAGAATAGCATTCAGTCTTAAATAAGTGGATTCTACACTTTTTAGTCTATCTTCCAATGTCGTTTTATCAAAAAACATTTGAATTTTATGGTAAAAATAATCATCCACTTTGTTCGGTAATAAAGTCAGTGATTTAAACAAGAATGTTTTTAATTTATGATTCATCTCTTATTTTGAATTCAGATTATTTTATTTTTTAAATAAGAATTACAGCACTTTACGATAAACAATATTCGTCTCATTTTTTACAACTATATTCCCTAGTTCATCAACATCAAGAAGTATATCCTCAAAACCTGACCAATAACCAACCAATTCTTTTAAAGTAGGATTCCAAATTTCATTATTTAGAACCTTCAATCCTAAATAATTAAAATTTTTCTCTACAATAAAATTAATTTCATTCTTACTATAAAACAATCTTCCTTTGTGATACTTCATAGGGACAGAAAAATAAGTATGAGCAACAAAAACCCCTTTCTCTTTTATAAGTGAATCAATGTTAAGTTGGCATAATGCTTTTTCAAAATTATCGATTTTTAAGGTCTGAAAAATATAAAATTCTTTCTCAAAAATAGTATGCTTAAATAGAATAGGACTATATTTTGCTAATTTATAAGGAGTGTTTTTATTGCTATTCCAAAAAGCTAGAACTGAGACAATACTGGAAATCAAACCAAAACCATCCTTAAGTAAGGCATAAAATTTACTTTTATCCTTTTGATGAAATACTTTTTTAAAATTCCCTGCGATACTTTTGTATTTCAAAATTAACTCCTGATCCCCATAAAAATGAAACATCATATTTTTAGTCATCAATTGCAATTGTTTGGAAAAACGCAATCCTTTATTTCCTTTCAAGAAACTTGACAGTGTAAATTGTTTCGTATTCAATTGATTTATTACCCCAACGGTTGCTTTACCAGAGTCAATATAATTCCACAGAATTTTAATGTTTTTAGTAATTAAATTGACTTCATAATCTTGCTCATTTATTTTTTCATTTTTAAAAAGAGAAAAATTATACGGCTGAAAACCATGATCAATCCATGTACAAAGACCAGAAAAAGGAGCATTGAAATTATAAAAATCATCAAAACTATCCGGAATAGTTTTTAAAGATTGCGAAAGAGAATGATAGGCTAACTCATGGCCGTCATTCTGCCAAAGCGACAATTCTTCGGCATCATTTTCAAAAGAAGCATTATCCGATCGTTTTGAAAAATGATTCAGAAAAAAACCTTTAGTGATTTTTACATTGTTTCTCTTAAAAAAATCTCTCTGAATCTTTAAATTTTCCGGAGTATCAAAATCACAATGATCTGTAAAACAAGCTATCGCTGTAAATGGAATTTTTGAACGGCTAAATTCGATCGCATTCTTTTCAGAGAATAAAATCGCTAGATTTTGTTTCCAATTAAAATTCTGATTTGCTGATTGAATTGTAACTTCGTTCTGATCTTTAATATAGCTTGTCAATGAAGAGGCGCACTCGGGATTAAAACGCCACAACAATACCGTTTTCAATTTTTTATTAACTTCCCAAATCCCGATATTTCTATTGGCTTGTACAAGAGTCCCATCTTTCAATTTTATAATCTTAGGACAAAATTCATTCGCAATTCTATCACTATTACAATTTACCCATTGATAATCATGGTTTCTAAATTCGATTATGGGTTGAGAAAAGCGTATTACAATATCAAAAGAATTAATTTTTGGAGACAAAAATTTTGAAATATCTATTTCAGTTTTATTCTTTTGACTCTTATCAAAAGGAACCGCACTTTTCCCTGAAGGAGTACAAATTAAAATAGATTGTATCAAAATAAAATGTTTATTAATAAGTACTTATTGTAAAAACAGTTTGTTCAGCACTAAAGATAGCTCTTATCCAAGCGATATTCATAGAAATTTTCACGATCATTTTCTTAATTCATTAGCCCAAAAAATACTTTTCTGCCACTGCTTATTAAAATAAATTAAATAACTTATTGGGTTTTTAATATTTTGATGTTTATGATACTTAAAAAATAATGTCGTTCTGTATCTGCCTATTTGTTCCTTACAATTATACTTGAGTTTCACATACATAATCGTAGGGGAAGGCTTGGGTTGTATCTCTTCTTTACTCCATGCAAATGTTGGTTTTATTCTAAATCCGCCTATTGAAGCTTTTAGATGTAAAATAGATATCTCTGGAAAAGAAATGACATCTACTCCTAAATTTCGCAATTGTAATCCAAAATCAGTATCCTCTCCGTATCCAAATTCTAAACATTTATCAAACGATACTTCCTTTAGTAAATCTGCTTTCAAAAAACTATACCCAGACCCAAAAATACTAGACTGGTGGATATGTAAATTATGTTTATGCTCATTTACTTGCAAGCAAGTTGTCGTTAAGCATAAAACTCCATATTGCTCAATACCTTTAACTACATTCTCTATCAAATCCGATCCAAATCTAATATCATCATCACTAAAGAATACCCATTCACTTTCTACTTGGCTCATCGCCAAATTTCTTGCATTACAAGCACCTGCTTGATGCGTAAAGGTATGTTTTATGACAAAAGGCCAAATTTCATTATGTATATAATCCAATTCTGAAACACTGTTCACTTTAGGATTTTGCTCCACTATAATTACATTAATTGGCAAATGAGTTTGCTGAGCTAAATCCTTCAACACATCATACAAATGATCTTTTCTCCCAATAGTTGGAATAATAACATCCATAGTTGGGTTAACTATAACTTTAAGAGATGAATTAACTTTAATCGCGTCTAAATCAGTTGTGTTCTTTTTCCTATTCTTAAAAAAATAAGCATATAAAAAGGCGCCCAAAGGGAATTGACGCTCATAAATGATTAAATTTAAAAACATCATCACTATCCATCTCTTTTTATAATGCTGTTTTATAAATCTAAAAAGGGTAAAAACAGAAGCTTTGGGAGAAGAAACTAAAAAGTGTTTTTTTAATAATCTAGGTTCGGAATAGCACAACAAACCCTGCGGTTTACAAACTTTGGCAATTGAATTTAAATAATAATCAAAACTCGAATCCCGTTTTATCGTTTCCTTAGTGGCTCTCAATATTGAAGCATGAACACATCCCACCAAACTACTCATTTGCCAGGTAGGGTACGTTACATTTTTATTTACTCTAATAAACAACGATTCCTCTACATAGCCAATTTTCGGACCTAAATAATTGCTGCTACTTGGATTATAGGAAAGCATCATTTTATTGTGATGCATTATAAAATTAAGTTCCTCTACATTGAGTACTTCTTGATAGTCTACATGACACCAAACTAGTTTTGATTCTGGAAATTGCTCAGCCAATTGCAGTAAACCAAAAGCAATAGATTTATTTTTGTCAAAAGATATTTCACTTTTATCAACGGAAATAACTTTACTAATCCTATTATTTTTATGATATACTACAATCAAAATGAATCTATTATTGATTTATAAAAATCTACATTTTGAGCTACTATTTTTTCAATGTCGAAAAAAGTTTCTACTCTTATTCTTGCTGCTTTTCCTATAGTTGAGCACAAATTATCGTCTTGTAACAACCCAACTATTTTTTCGGCAAAGACATCGTGATCTTTTGGGTGGACCAAATACCCGCTTTCCCCATCAACAAGTAATTCTTGAGACCATCCAATGTTGCTATTCACAACTGGTTTTTGCAACGCCATAGATTCAATTGTCACCATTCCTAAAGTTTCTGCAAAAGTTGGAAAAACACAAACATTTGCTTTTTTAATGAATTCCTTCACTTCATTGTAAGGAATTTTACCTAAATAAGAAATAGCACTTAAATCTTCATCACTGCATTCTTGTTGCATTAATTCCCAAGTCGATTTGGATTTGGTTTGAATATCAAAAGAATCACTTCCTATTAAAACCAACTTAGCTTCTGGATATTTACTTCTGACTTTCTTAAAAATATCTGGTAATTCCAGCAGTCCCTTTTTTCGAATAATAGTGCCTATATATAAAATCAACCCTTTCTCATAAACCAATGGGCTAGCATTCTGGAACAGATTAAGCTCCAATCCGTGGTGAATGGTTTGAATTGCTTTATTTTTAATGCCGAAAAGTCTCTTTGATAGTTCACCTGCAAAACGGGTAGGAGCAATAAAAGCTTGGGCTTTATTAATTGCTCGCTTTTCAAACCAAAAATTTTTTGCTTTTTGTTTTCTTTGTTCCAAATAGCAAAAATAGGTATCACTTCCATGAAAACGAATTACAACTGGTCCTTTTAAATTCATAAAAGCGGTAATTCCTGTCCAATCTGGAGCTTCGACTAAATCAATCCCTTCTAAAACAATGTGTTTATTGAGATAATTTTGAATATATTTTCGATGAAAATACCAACCAAACGTTTTATACTTTTGAGCTTTTATCAAATGTATTTTCACACCATCTTCTTGGAAAATAGCACTTTCTGATTGTCCATAAACAAAAACGGAAACAGTTACCTTTTTTTTAACCAAAGCCACCACCAAGTTCTTGATACTCGTCCCAATTCCTGCTGCATATTGTACACGCTCATGAGGGTATTCTGGGGTTAAAAAAGCAATGTGCATATTTTTATTTATTAAAAAAATCTTTCAAAATTCGAGCGGTAAACAATCTGGCGCCGGTATCATTCAAATGTCCACAGGATGAAAAATATTTATCCTCAACCACTACATTTTCATAATTGTGAATTTCAGGATATAACTTTTGTACTTTGTTAAAATACTCAATTCCCTTTGTGTTTTCACACATTGGTGTCATTACCGCTATGAAATTAATATTGTTGTCTTTGCAAATTTGCTTGATTTCTTCGTAGTATTTGTTATGTTTTAAAGGCTTTAAATTGACAATATTATTCTTCATATTGGCATTTGGTTTCTTGCCTAAAGGATGATAACCCAAATTATCTAAATTTGAAGTTCTTTTATGAATCAAATTAAAAAACATTTCACGAAAACCGATACGTTCATCAAATTTAATATAGCGATAAAAAGGGATATAATACAACTCCGTAAAATCTTCCTCTTGCTCAAAATGTTTTTTAATTATTTCTGAATTATGCAAATAAGGTAAAAACTGAGATGAAATCCCTTCTGCTTGATGCTCATTTGATAAATTCAAATCGGCTTCTAGAATTACATTTTTAATTTTATAATGTCGCTCCACCATCAATTTTAAAAGCATCGAAGCTTCAAACAAATGACCACCGCTCATGCCATAATTGAATGTTTTCAGTCCTTGATCTTCAAACATTTTGGCTACGAAATGATTATTGGCTCTGGAAGATCCCAGAACAACCACATCATATTTTTGATTTTTTGAGTTATAAATATTATCTATTTTACTTCGATTACTCGCTTGCAAAAAAATAGCGGTGTATATAAAATCCAAAGCAACAGCAATTACTATTGCAAAGATTAATGATTTTAAAGTGAATAATAAAAACTTCTTCATTAGAATTGAAAATATATAAATTCTTTATAATCGGAGTACGTTCCAAAAGCGAGAATGGCTGTTATAGCCAAAGCCAGTTTCACTGTATTATATTTTCCTGAAATAGGCTCTACTCTGGTTCTATTATTCCATTCAACCAAAACAAACAGACCAATCATCAACAATATTTCATAATTGTAACGCTCATTTACAAGATACTGAGAAGTAAATTCTCTATTTACGACTATTCGTTTCAAATACAAGCAGGCATCGGTTATCGTTTTCGCTCTAAAAAACACCCAGGCAATCGTGCTTAAGCAAAAAGTCATTACAATACTGGCTATTGTCCTTACCGAATCCCAATTCCAGTTCAGTTTAATTTCATCTATATTGCTCCGATTTCGATTCAACAATAAAAGGGGCAAAAAATATACCGCATTGACAAACCCCCAGGCCAGATAGGTCCAATTGGCACCATGCCAAAAACCGCTTACGACAAAAATGATAAAGACGTTCCGAACCTGCATAACTTTGGAACCTTTGCTTCCTCCCAACGGTATGTAGAGATAATCACGAAACCAAGAAGAAAGTGAAATGTGCCAACGACGCCAAAACTCGGCTATATCTCTTGAAAAATATGGGTAATTGAAATTACGCAATAATTCCAACCCAAACAATTTTGACATTCCCAATGCCATATCTGAGTATCCTGAAAAATCACCATAAATTTGGAACGCAAAATATACCCCTCCCAAAATAAGGGACAAGGAATTCATTGAAGTGTAATTGTCAAAAATGGCATTAGCATAAGTCGCACAGGTATCAGCAATAACAACTTTTTTGACCAGTCCCCAAATTATTTGGCAGACTCCTTCTTTGGCTTGATTATAATCAAAGGTTCTTTTGACTTTTACTTCGGGCAATAAATGGGTAGCCCGTTCAATTGGACCTGCCACCAGAAGTGGAAAATAACTCACGAAAAGTGAATAATCCACAAAATTATATTCTGCCTTAATTCTTTTAAAATAAATATCGATCACATAGGATAATCCATGAAACGTATAAAAAGAAATTCCAACCGGTAAAACTACATCTAACAAAAGAGGACTTGCTTTAAAACCAACAGTAGTCAACATTTGTGCGAACGATGCCGAGAAAAAATTATAGTATTTAAAAATGCCTAAAAATCCCAAATTAACACCGATGCTCAACCAGAACCAAAACTTTCGTCCTTTATCATTGCTGCTTTTTTCAATTCTAATTCCGGTATAATAGTCCAAAAACGTTGAGAAAACCAACAGAAACAAAAAACGCCAATCCCAACAGGAATAGAAATAATAACTGGCAACGATTAGGAGTGCATTTTGGCTGCTTTTTGTTTTGTTAAAAACAAACCAATACAGAAAAAATACGATGGGTAAAAAAATGGCAAAAGCCAAGGAGTTAAAAAACATAATTTATTTTAAAAATTGCATGCTAATTTTGAAAGTGCAAAGAAAAGGATTATTCTTTAGAAATGATAGTTTTAATTCCTTGCCAAATACGTCTGGAAGCTTCTTGTGGAGGATGTTGGTTAATGATTTCAAACCAGTTCTTTGCATCTTCTATTACAGAAGAATTCTTTGCCATACCGTTCTCGATTATTGAAGCAATAGCATCTGGGCTATTTATCCACAAAACCGTTTCTTTATTAGGCATCGAACGGAAATGCACATATTGATAACATTTAAAAAGATCCCAATTTTTATCTAATTGTATTTTTTGATTATAATGAAAATAAGCACATACTTTTTTATGACAAATAAAATCAAACACCATGGAGGAACCTAAATTAAGAACCATTTCACAATGCTCCCCCAAATTTGACAATAAAGAATCGTCTTCTTTTGTTGGCAATATAGTATTCCACACAGAAGATAAAGGCTTCCAAATAGGGTCTATTGAAACAATAGTGCTCGAATACTTTTCCAGAATAGTATCATATCGATTCGAAAAATCAACAGGGCATCTTCTAAAGATTATTCCAAGATTATATCCTTTACTATTTAACTCTATTACGGCTTTTGCAGCATCTTCTAAATAGGCCGGATCATCGGGACTTGTTGTAATATCATCTCCAGAAAAACAAATATATTTTTTATTTGCATCTAAATTATTCTGTTTAAAAAATTCTTCTTTTGAACTTAATTTATTTTGATTAAAATGAGCTTCAAATTGTGGAGTTCCAGACACAAAAACCTGTTCTTCTTGAACATAAGGATAATAAAAAAGCAATTCCTTTTTCATTAAATCACTCCATACAAAATAATAATCCGTTTCAACTACCATTGTTGCTTTTGGCAAATTATCCCAGGAGAAAATAAAAGTTGCTGTAGGAATTCCTAAATCTTGAGCCGCCAATAACGGTGCAATTGCCGTCATCGGCCGTTGATTGGTGCAAAAAACCATGCCTGGCTGTTCTTTTTGCAAAGTTTCTAAACATTGATGGTAGTACAGCGTTTTTCTTTCTTCCTGTTTAATTTTTTTTCGAATGCGATTTAATCCATATTTTGAAGAATGAGTAAATGACACTAGTCGAGTCAACAAACTTTTTACTGCTTTTGTAGTTGTTGCATACGAAAAAGGAAAACGATACGTATCATAAACAGTGTCTTTGGTTCTTCGAATATTAAGATTCAACTCTATTTGTTTACGAGCATTTTTGTAGATCTCCGTAAGTGGATGTGATTTAGAGTTTTTAATTTTTATCTCTTTAAAACCCAATTCGGTTAAATCA carries:
- a CDS encoding bifunctional 2-polyprenyl-6-hydroxyphenol methylase/3-demethylubiquinol 3-O-methyltransferase UbiG, which encodes MIFCLTAYSQEQFVTVYDELYNKENSKYQRHSKIEFDQIVKEQVINIGLNRSRLIKKNILNTNCQSVLEIGSGIGLIGAHIRLKNEQILYTGIELDEEAFRKSQQLKLNTINGDFKEMEKIKGQFDVIMLWEVIEHLQDLKLFLDLAYKKLNYNGKIILSTPNYNKILNYPDREKDQLFQDEPPIHLNYFTAENIKNIFEFHHFANCRIMVKKFPYVELTKKRFYLNSFKALLNSYQGSTIYLEAIKK
- a CDS encoding glycosyltransferase family 4 protein, producing MHIAFLTPEYPHERVQYAAGIGTSIKNLVVALVKKKVTVSVFVYGQSESAIFQEDGVKIHLIKAQKYKTFGWYFHRKYIQNYLNKHIVLEGIDLVEAPDWTGITAFMNLKGPVVIRFHGSDTYFCYLEQRKQKAKNFWFEKRAINKAQAFIAPTRFAGELSKRLFGIKNKAIQTIHHGLELNLFQNASPLVYEKGLILYIGTIIRKKGLLELPDIFKKVRSKYPEAKLVLIGSDSFDIQTKSKSTWELMQQECSDEDLSAISYLGKIPYNEVKEFIKKANVCVFPTFAETLGMVTIESMALQKPVVNSNIGWSQELLVDGESGYLVHPKDHDVFAEKIVGLLQDDNLCSTIGKAARIRVETFFDIEKIVAQNVDFYKSIIDSF
- a CDS encoding glycosyltransferase; amino-acid sequence: MKFAIITQVSHVFQKGNYFAYAPYVREMNVWSKYVGEFIIVAPLLRASSTAIDIPYNHENIKFSQIDSINLLGFKSIFNAILKIPKISWQIFKAMWKADHIHLRCPGNIGLLGCLIQVLFPNKPKTAKYAGNWDPKAKQPWSYRLQKWILSNTFLTRNMQVLVYGEWEGSTKNIKPFFTATYSEEDKMPIKALDLKEKINFVFVGALASGKNPMYAMQLLETLYKKGYNVSLNFYGEGIERKNLESYIASNGLEKIVQLKGNQSQKVVTEAYQNSHFVILPSQSEGWPKALAEGMFWGCVPIATPVSCVPFMLDFGERGVLLQMTRELCSNWRSNLEQDVCKVEELINDKVDYDTKRRKASDWSRKYTLEVFESAIKKMLEQ
- a CDS encoding glycosyltransferase family 2 protein, yielding MDKLFMKNLPQFSLIICTYMRPKPLLQLLQSLREQTLYPDEILVIDGSINNETQLILNENHFENLHYYLVPKEHRGLTKQRNFGIARVGSNMEVVCFVDDDTVLEKDYFEELINTFRQNAIITGVGGVAINENKWEEILTNKGYNKNKYFSFDGFVYKEGLRNVVRNYLGLQSNLGPGKMPNYSHGRTCGFPLNNKIYEVDLLIGMSMAFRKIVVDQIQFSPYFEGYGLYEDADFSVRALSFGKNVINTKVQLCHFHNPSGRPNQYQYGKMVVRNGWYVWRVKNPKPVFIDRLKWHSITILLTIIRFSNIFNTKKRAAAFTEALGRTVGWWSLILNKPKTQLNLK
- a CDS encoding glycosyltransferase family 4 protein, with the protein product MKTIIIAHNFSEISFAGMSFHLAHHLADLGNRVVFISHKPYFRINQIIEKGTGEIIVCSWPTENRPTSTKDLVWFSKIHLKYKPDVVIGHFVGSNISILVSKLMSLGKVKTFCYYHTLSDQLLADKKYGSKKQNLLFLRKKIFYKLFCDVVICPSAKAKKDLKAFFSIKKGSVVLNPINDRFENKIRISDEDIVVSYLGRLDSSKGVIDLIKAFIIYRNESKDSKMILNISGSGSQESEIKELIRNNASIHYFGRLSYEKIDEYLNKSHFAIIPSKCDNLPTVGLESMMNNTPLLISNETGLTKYLKDGCECFKFDSDVDSMVSIFKKVEKNIDRQEQMGINARNTFLSLFSIENYCNVFSKIIS
- a CDS encoding glycosyltransferase family 2 protein, whose amino-acid sequence is MIVVYHKNNRISKVISVDKSEISFDKNKSIAFGLLQLAEQFPESKLVWCHVDYQEVLNVEELNFIMHHNKMMLSYNPSSSNYLGPKIGYVEESLFIRVNKNVTYPTWQMSSLVGCVHASILRATKETIKRDSSFDYYLNSIAKVCKPQGLLCYSEPRLLKKHFLVSSPKASVFTLFRFIKQHYKKRWIVMMFLNLIIYERQFPLGAFLYAYFFKNRKKNTTDLDAIKVNSSLKVIVNPTMDVIIPTIGRKDHLYDVLKDLAQQTHLPINVIIVEQNPKVNSVSELDYIHNEIWPFVIKHTFTHQAGACNARNLAMSQVESEWVFFSDDDIRFGSDLIENVVKGIEQYGVLCLTTTCLQVNEHKHNLHIHQSSIFGSGYSFLKADLLKEVSFDKCLEFGYGEDTDFGLQLRNLGVDVISFPEISILHLKASIGGFRIKPTFAWSKEEIQPKPSPTIMYVKLKYNCKEQIGRYRTTLFFKYHKHQNIKNPISYLIYFNKQWQKSIFWANELRK